The sequence TTGCGGCTGGCGCGCAGGATGGCGGTATGAAAGCGGACATCGGCATCGAGACAGGCCGCGAGGTCGTCCTCCGGCGCAATGCGCATGGCCTCATAGGCGGCTTCGATCACCGCGAGATCGCCCGAGGTCGCCATCTTGGCCGCAAGCTGGGCGGCAGCCGGCTCGATGACCAGCCGTGCCTCGATCAAGCCGCGGACGAAATCGAGATCAGGCTCGATATCGCGCATCCATTCGAGAACCTGCGCATCAAGCCTGTTCCATTCGCTCGACACGCGCACGCGCGTGCCAGCCCGCTTGCGTGCCTCGATCAGTCCCTTGGCCGAAAGTGTCAGCAGCGCATCGCGTAGCGCCGTGCGGCTGGCGCCGTAGATGACGCACAGTTCAGCCTCCGTCGGCAGGACCGCGTGCTGCGCGTAGATGCCGGCGAGAATGCGCTGTCCAAGATCGCGTGCGATGCGATCCTTCAGGGACAGTGTGGCGCCATCTCCGGCAGGAAGGTCCTGCTTGCCTTGATCGCTCACAGCGGTCGCCGCGTCCATCGTCATGTCCTGTTCAAGTGGTACTCGGCAATGACCACAGCAAGGATCAGCAGTGAGCCTTTTGCCAGCAATTGATAGAAGGTTGGCACGGACGTCAGTATCATTCCGTTGTTGAGCACGCCAATGATGGCGACACCGAGCAGCGCGCCGACAATCGTGCCCTTGCCGCCCTGCAGGGCACAGCCACCCAGCACGGCCGCCGTTATCGCCTCGAGTTCCAGGCCCTGGGACCCGGATACGGGCTGACCCGAACCGGTACGGGCGGCCAGCAGGATCCCGGCCAATCCGGCGGCAACACCACTCATGATGTAGATGCCGACGCGGTAGCGGTTGATGTTGATGCCCGAGAAGCGGGCGACAACGGGATTGCCGCCCAGTGCATAGATGTTGCGGCCGACGATCGAACGCGCGAGGAAGAGGTGGAATGCGATCGCGGTCAGCACCAAAATCCAGACCAGCAACGGCAGGCCGAGGATGCGTCCAATGCCGATGAACCGGAACGTATCGCTGAAGATGGCGATTGACTGGCCGTCGGACATGATGAAGGCGATGCCGCGAAAGATCGCCATGGTGCCGAGCGTGGCAATGACCGCGTTGACGCGCCCGTAGGTGATGATGAGGCCGTTGACGAGACCGGCAAGACCACCAAGCACCAGGCCGGCAACGATGCCGGCCGCCGGCGACCCGGTCGCCTGGATGGCCATTGCCGTCGAGACTGTGGTTAGACCGACAGTGGCGCCGACAGCGATATCGAGACCGCCGGCGACGATGACCACGGTCTGGCTCATCGCCAGCACGCCGAGAATGGTGACGCCAAGGCCGATGTTGAGCAGGTTTCGGCTCGAGAAGAACACGTCGCCGCGCAACGAGCCGAAGATGATGATGAGAATGGCGAGCGCGACCAGAAGGCTGATGTTGTGAACGCCAAGGCGCTCCACAAGGCGCGTGGAAGCGCCCCTGGCGTCGGTCTGCGCTTTCGATGCGCGAAGCTCGAGGCTGTTCATTGAATGTAGTCTCCAGGCGATGATGCGGATTGCGGCATGGCGTGTTTGAGGATCGTCGCTTCGTCGATGTCGGGGCGGGCAAGCTCGGCCGTGATGCGGCCTCCTGCCATGACAAGAACCCTGTCGGCGAGACCGATCAGTTCCGGCATTTCCGAGGAAATCAGGATGATACCAATGCCGCTTGCCGCGAGTTCATCGATCAGCCGATAGATTTCCGCCTTGGCGCCGATGTCGATGCCGCGCGTCGGTTCGTCGAGGATGAGCAGCATCGGCTGCCGGGCAAGCCAGCGCGCCAGAACGACCTTCTGCTGATTGCCACCCGACAGTTTCGAAACCTGCTCGTCGAGGTTGGGTGCCTTGATCGACATCTTGGCAGCCAGCGGCGAGACAATCTCCATTGCCTTGCGCCGGTTGAAGAAGCCGAAGCTCGATGTCTTGTCGGGCACGCAAAGTGCTGCGTTGTCGAGAATGCTTCTGAACAGCAGCAACGCCTCGTGCTTGCGGTCTTCGGGAGCAAAACCGATGCCCGCGACGATCGCCGCATGCGGACTGTTGGGGAGAACGGGCACGCCGTTCATGGCTATGGTGCCGGCGATGCGCCGGTCATATCCGACAATCGCCTTTGCCAGTTCGGAGCGGCCCGCACCCATGAGGCCGGCGATGCCGAGCACCTCACCGCGACGAACCCTGAGGCTGACATCGTTGACGCGGTCGGTGGTCAATCCCGCCACATCAAGCAATTGTTCCCCGGACCGCCAGGTCTCGCGAGTGAAAAGATCGTCGATGTTGCGGCCGACCATGAGCTTGGCGATGGTCTGCTCGCTGGCGCCGGCCGCCGGCGAATCGTCGACCAGCCTGCCGTCGCGCAAAACGACAATGCGGTCGGCCAGATCGATGATCTCGTTCAGCCGGTGCGAGATGTAGATGATCGACGTGCCCTTCTCGCGCAGCCTGCGGACGACGGAAAACAGGCGACGCGCTTCATCATCGGTCAGCGACGAGGTCGGCTCATCGAAGGCGATCAGCCGGCCGCCGGCGCGGATGGCGCGCATGATCTCAATCATCTGGCGTTGCGCCGGGCCGAGCGTGCCGCAGAGTTGGCGTGGCCGCATGTCCTGCTGCATGCCGAAGGTCGCAAGGACCCGGTCGGTCTGCTCCTCCAGCTTGCGCCAGTCGAGCAGGACGCCTGCCAGGCGCGGCAATTCGCCGACGAAAATGTTCTCGGCCACCGTCAGGTTCGGAACGATCTCCGGCTCCTGATGGATGACGCGGATCCCGGCCCGGTGGCTGTCGCGCGGTTCGCCGAAAACGATCGGCGTGGAACCATGCCGCACGGTGCCGGTGTCCGGTCCGGACACGCCCTCGAGAATGCGCATCATCGTTGATTTGCCGGCGCCATTCTCGCCGACCAAAGCGAGCACCTCGCCTGGCCGGAAAGCAATCGAGACGTTGTCGAGCGCCTGGACGACGCCGAAGCGTTTCGATATGCCGTCGAGCGAGAAGAAGTCCGATTGCGTCAAAGCTCACTCCCAAGGATCGATCCGAGCAGTTGAAGAGCGTCATGCGCCCTGGAGGCGCATGACGCAGGTCCGGCTCAGTGGCAGAGCTTGGCCTTGTAGTCCGATGCAAAATTGCCGGCGGTGATGTATTCCGGGTCCGTGAAGGACTGAACGGGCAGCTTCGTTCCGTCCTTGATCGAGGCCAGCAGGATCTTCACCGCCAGCGCGCCATGGTTTGCCGAATTGAGCCACATCGTACCACGGAATGCCGAGGGCTTTCCTGATCCGAAGGCCTCGCAAGCGCGGCTGCCGTCAATGCCGATGCCCATGCCCTGGTCCGCGGCATAGCCGGCGTTTTCCAGCGCGCGCGCCGCACCCAACACGCCGTCATCGTTGCAGGAATAGAAGATCCAGTTGGTGACGCCGGGATTGGCCGTCAATGTGGTGGTCATGACGTCGATGGCGTTGACCATCGTGTTGTCATAGGGGACGCGAAGGATGTTTGCCGGCTTGAAATCGGGCACTGCCTTCAGGAACGCTTCCTCGGCACCCTTGTTGCGCTGCATGCAGGTGTCGGCCTTGCGGTCCTCGATCGAGGCGATACGCACCTCCTTGCCGGCCCAGCCATCGGCCTTGTAGAGCTTGGCCAGTTCTTCGCCCACCCGCGCACCGATATTATAGGCATTCATGCCGACATAGGGAACCTGGGTGCCGTCCTGGTAGTAGATATCGTCATCGACCGCCACCAGGGGGATTTTCGCCGCCTTGGCCTTCTCGGCGATGACCGGTCCCAGCGCCTTGTCGGGAACGACGATTGCGATGCCCTTGACGCCGTCACCGACCATCGTGTCGAAGGTGGTGATCGTCAGATTGGAGTCGAACTGGACGTCTTGCGACACGAAGGTGGCGCCGGCCGCCTCGGCCGCTTTCTTGGCGCCGCCGACTTCGGCGACGAACCATGGATGCTCGCCCATCTTGTTGATGTAGCCGATCTTGATGTCGTCGGCGCTTGCCGCGCCAGCCATCAGTCCGGCGGCCAATATCGCCACTGTTGCCAGAGCCTTTGTCGTCGTTTTCATGTGGATCCTCCCTGCTTGGTTGTCAGTCATGGTAGAGAACCGAGCGTCCACCATCGATGGTGATCGTCTCGGCATTGATGAACGGCGCTTCGTCCGAAGCGAGGAAAACCGCCGTCATTGCAACTTCGTCCGGCCGGCCAATGCGCTTGGGCGGATGAAGGTCGTAGGCCCGCCGCTTCTCCTCGGCCGGGTCCGGAAACGTGTTCCAATAGGCTTCCGCGATCGGCGTCTCGATGTAGCCGGGGGCGATCGCATTCACGCGGATGCCGCGCGCCGCATATTCGATGCCGAGCGAG comes from Mesorhizobium japonicum MAFF 303099 and encodes:
- a CDS encoding FadR/GntR family transcriptional regulator; its protein translation is MDAATAVSDQGKQDLPAGDGATLSLKDRIARDLGQRILAGIYAQHAVLPTEAELCVIYGASRTALRDALLTLSAKGLIEARKRAGTRVRVSSEWNRLDAQVLEWMRDIEPDLDFVRGLIEARLVIEPAAAQLAAKMATSGDLAVIEAAYEAMRIAPEDDLAACLDADVRFHTAILRASRNPVFANLGNMLAAALSFSFRLTTSATANYQQTLSAHGDVLEAIRMRRVDDAHDQMKALIGIASNDLLAVARKGRHQQPVPTASADPI
- a CDS encoding ABC transporter permease, with protein sequence MNSLELRASKAQTDARGASTRLVERLGVHNISLLVALAILIIIFGSLRGDVFFSSRNLLNIGLGVTILGVLAMSQTVVIVAGGLDIAVGATVGLTTVSTAMAIQATGSPAAGIVAGLVLGGLAGLVNGLIITYGRVNAVIATLGTMAIFRGIAFIMSDGQSIAIFSDTFRFIGIGRILGLPLLVWILVLTAIAFHLFLARSIVGRNIYALGGNPVVARFSGININRYRVGIYIMSGVAAGLAGILLAARTGSGQPVSGSQGLELEAITAAVLGGCALQGGKGTIVGALLGVAIIGVLNNGMILTSVPTFYQLLAKGSLLILAVVIAEYHLNRT
- a CDS encoding sugar ABC transporter ATP-binding protein; this translates as MTQSDFFSLDGISKRFGVVQALDNVSIAFRPGEVLALVGENGAGKSTMMRILEGVSGPDTGTVRHGSTPIVFGEPRDSHRAGIRVIHQEPEIVPNLTVAENIFVGELPRLAGVLLDWRKLEEQTDRVLATFGMQQDMRPRQLCGTLGPAQRQMIEIMRAIRAGGRLIAFDEPTSSLTDDEARRLFSVVRRLREKGTSIIYISHRLNEIIDLADRIVVLRDGRLVDDSPAAGASEQTIAKLMVGRNIDDLFTRETWRSGEQLLDVAGLTTDRVNDVSLRVRRGEVLGIAGLMGAGRSELAKAIVGYDRRIAGTIAMNGVPVLPNSPHAAIVAGIGFAPEDRKHEALLLFRSILDNAALCVPDKTSSFGFFNRRKAMEIVSPLAAKMSIKAPNLDEQVSKLSGGNQQKVVLARWLARQPMLLILDEPTRGIDIGAKAEIYRLIDELAASGIGIILISSEMPELIGLADRVLVMAGGRITAELARPDIDEATILKHAMPQSASSPGDYIQ
- a CDS encoding substrate-binding domain-containing protein, whose protein sequence is MKTTTKALATVAILAAGLMAGAASADDIKIGYINKMGEHPWFVAEVGGAKKAAEAAGATFVSQDVQFDSNLTITTFDTMVGDGVKGIAIVVPDKALGPVIAEKAKAAKIPLVAVDDDIYYQDGTQVPYVGMNAYNIGARVGEELAKLYKADGWAGKEVRIASIEDRKADTCMQRNKGAEEAFLKAVPDFKPANILRVPYDNTMVNAIDVMTTTLTANPGVTNWIFYSCNDDGVLGAARALENAGYAADQGMGIGIDGSRACEAFGSGKPSAFRGTMWLNSANHGALAVKILLASIKDGTKLPVQSFTDPEYITAGNFASDYKAKLCH